A region of the Azospirillum sp. B510 genome:
TATGGGCATTGCCTCCCGGTCGGCATGATAACGTCGCTCGGCCTCTGCTGGCAGAATATTTCCGATGGGTTCGAGCAGGCGCCTGTTGTTGAACCAATCAACCCATTCGAGGGTAGCGTATTCGACGGCCTCGAAGGATTTCCAAGGCCCGCGTCTGTGGATGAGCTCGGCCTCATAGAGACCGTTGACGGTTCCGGCCAAGGCGTTGTCATAGGAATCGCCGACGCTGCCGGCGGAAGGTTCGATGCCCGCCTGCGGCCACAGACGGAGCCGGGTGTCGAGCTGGCGCGGCCGCGAGCCGTTGCGGTAGGTGGTGCGCGTGTCGGTGCGTTCATGGCGATCAGCGCCGATCAGCGCCTCGACCTCGAAGTCTATCAGCCGGTGCAACGTGTGCTCGGCGACCGAGCGCAGGAAGTCGCCGTCTGCGCTCTTATGGATTTGCTCGATCAGTGCCATTCTGTCGTCGGTCATCGTCGTGTCCTTGGTCCTGGTCGCGTATCGCAACTTGACCTTACCGAAGATGTGCGATGACCACCTCCTGCCGCCAAACACACCGCCTGCGAGGCGGAGGATCGGGCGCTCTTCCACCACGCCCATGGACGTTACCCTTGCCGGAGCCTGTGGACCATCGATCCGGCACCAGAAATCCATAAATACGAAGATTGTTCCGTTATACGAATATCCGCTTGCCATCTATGTTTGCTGGCAATACAATCAATTTTCATGAACGATGTGCGCTATCCTGTTCTCGGAGGAGGCCTCGGTATGCAGAT
Encoded here:
- a CDS encoding transposase, which produces MASGYSYNGTIFVFMDFWCRIDGPQAPARVTSMGVVEERPILRLAGGVFGGRRWSSHIFGKVKLRYATRTKDTTMTDDRMALIEQIHKSADGDFLRSVAEHTLHRLIDFEVEALIGADRHERTDTRTTYRNGSRPRQLDTRLRLWPQAGIEPSAGSVGDSYDNALAGTVNGLYEAELIHRRGPWKSFEAVEYATLEWVDWFNNRRLLEPIGNILPAEAERRYHADREAMPIAA